One Thermodesulfobacteriota bacterium genomic region harbors:
- a CDS encoding peptidylprolyl isomerase gives MKQLLREPLLHFLLIGLLLFGVYGYMHRGNGGDESSNQIVLTMDDLRLMNSYFVSQWHRQPTPEEFRAMVEDRVREEVLYREALAMGLDKDDTIVKRRMAQKMQFLAEDVATAREPTTAELKAWYEKNTDAFALPSRISFRHLYFSPDLRSQSVHDDAVKALEEIAGEPEDSMLAASLADQFMFQDYYADRTTEQLAKEFGPQFATAVSKLEAGMWQGPVESGYGWHLVFVDSVIPGRIPAFEEIEPDVKTAWLGEQKQKTWEKAYREMRVKYEVLLPAPSNESAKAYVPPPKKQAPALSGEAPL, from the coding sequence ATGAAACAATTGTTGCGCGAGCCTCTCCTGCATTTCCTTCTGATAGGACTCCTGTTGTTCGGTGTGTATGGATACATGCACCGAGGTAATGGGGGAGACGAGTCGTCCAATCAGATAGTCCTGACCATGGATGACCTACGTCTGATGAACTCGTACTTTGTTTCGCAATGGCATCGCCAGCCGACTCCGGAGGAATTCCGGGCAATGGTGGAAGACAGGGTCCGTGAGGAAGTTCTCTACCGCGAGGCTTTGGCGATGGGTCTCGACAAGGACGATACCATTGTGAAGCGCCGCATGGCACAGAAGATGCAATTCCTGGCCGAGGATGTCGCCACCGCTCGTGAACCGACGACCGCAGAGCTCAAGGCGTGGTATGAAAAGAATACCGACGCGTTCGCGTTGCCGAGCCGCATCAGCTTTCGTCATTTGTACTTTTCTCCAGATCTTCGGAGTCAGAGTGTGCACGATGATGCGGTGAAAGCCCTTGAGGAAATAGCCGGCGAGCCGGAAGACTCGATGCTCGCCGCATCTCTCGCCGATCAGTTCATGTTCCAGGACTATTACGCGGACCGTACGACGGAGCAGTTAGCCAAGGAGTTCGGCCCCCAGTTCGCGACAGCTGTGTCCAAACTGGAGGCAGGCATGTGGCAGGGTCCGGTCGAGTCCGGCTACGGCTGGCACTTGGTGTTCGTCGATTCAGTGATCCCGGGCCGTATTCCCGCATTCGAAGAAATTGAGCCGGATGTGAAGACCGCGTGGCTTGGCGAACAAAAGCAAAAGACCTGGGAGAAGGCTTACCGGGAGATGCGCGTGAAGTACGAAGTGCTTCTGCCCGCACCTTCCAATGAATCGGCGAAAGCATACGTTCCACCCCCAAAGAAACAGGCTCCCGCTCTCTCGGGGGAGGCTCCGCTGTGA
- a CDS encoding HupE/UreJ family protein codes for MFALLAGVFISVPFTQAHETRPAYLEIKETGPGRFSVLWRTPVLSGMRLPVILKFPDGVRDVTEPVIQELTDSLLERRVVEAESGTLAGKRIEFVGLQATITDVLVRVQTLDGVYSTTLVKPSQPWMEISAPKGPLAVAGAYLVHGIEHILFGVDHLLFVLALVLIVRSYRVLLLTITSFTVAHSITLALATLGVVNVPGPPVEAAIALSILLVAVEIVRQERGQSGMTARWPWVVAFSFGLLHGFGFAGALTAIGLPKSDIPLALFTFNVGVEIGQLAFIGAVLVVIAQARRIKIAPIFDRYALPAATYTIGALAAFWFIERLVGFWR; via the coding sequence ATCTTTGCCCTGCTGGCAGGAGTTTTCATATCGGTTCCATTTACCCAGGCGCACGAGACACGCCCTGCTTACCTTGAAATCAAGGAAACCGGTCCCGGCCGGTTCAGCGTGCTCTGGCGCACCCCTGTACTCTCGGGCATGCGCCTTCCGGTCATTCTGAAATTTCCTGACGGTGTGCGCGATGTTACTGAGCCGGTGATACAGGAATTAACGGACTCGCTCCTCGAGCGCCGAGTAGTCGAAGCTGAAAGCGGCACGCTCGCCGGGAAGCGTATCGAGTTTGTCGGGTTGCAGGCCACTATCACCGACGTTCTCGTTCGGGTGCAGACGCTAGACGGAGTATACTCGACCACGCTCGTTAAGCCCTCACAGCCCTGGATGGAGATATCTGCGCCGAAGGGGCCGCTTGCTGTGGCGGGCGCCTACCTTGTCCATGGTATCGAGCACATTCTCTTCGGCGTAGACCATCTCCTCTTCGTACTCGCCCTCGTGCTCATAGTAAGAAGCTACCGTGTCCTGCTCCTGACTATCACTTCATTCACTGTCGCGCACTCAATCACACTCGCACTTGCAACGCTGGGCGTCGTCAATGTGCCCGGCCCTCCTGTGGAGGCTGCGATTGCGCTTAGCATCCTGCTCGTTGCCGTAGAAATCGTCCGGCAGGAGCGGGGACAGTCCGGCATGACGGCGAGGTGGCCGTGGGTGGTCGCATTTTCGTTTGGTTTGCTGCACGGTTTCGGCTTTGCCGGTGCTCTCACTGCAATTGGGCTTCCGAAGAGTGACATCCCTCTGGCATTGTTCACGTTCAACGTCGGGGTCGAAATCGGACAATTGGCGTTTATAGGCGCGGTTCTCGTTGTGATTGCGCAGGCGAGACGAATTAAGATCGCTCCGATCTTCGACCGTTACGCATTGCCCGCGGCAACATACACGATAGGAGCATTAGCGGCTTTCTGGTTCATCGAGCGGTTGGTTGGGTTCTGGAGATGA
- a CDS encoding GNAT family N-acetyltransferase — protein sequence MKVYPNEFLLKDKSSVIIRPLLEEDCELVQKFFSAIPRDDLLIYKDDVTKWESLENWFLNPNYEKVVELVTLCGNEVVAKGTLHAQGLYWPHAAEVKLIVHPEHRGLGIGSQMFNLLLYEGLKHQFQKIIVRYIPDNTSFVKILGHYGFEPETVLNYYVLDEATNEQKDLVIASYDLQNWERRFEFYTFIYGNK from the coding sequence ATGAAAGTGTATCCAAATGAGTTTTTGCTCAAAGATAAAAGCAGTGTTATTATCAGGCCGCTCCTTGAGGAGGACTGCGAGCTCGTACAGAAGTTCTTTTCGGCGATTCCCAGGGACGACCTCCTTATTTATAAAGACGACGTTACGAAGTGGGAGTCGCTCGAGAACTGGTTCCTGAACCCCAATTACGAAAAAGTTGTCGAGCTTGTGACTCTGTGTGGGAACGAGGTCGTGGCAAAGGGCACTCTCCACGCCCAGGGGCTTTACTGGCCCCACGCCGCCGAGGTGAAGCTGATAGTCCATCCGGAGCACAGGGGGCTGGGTATCGGTTCCCAGATGTTCAACCTGCTCCTCTATGAAGGGCTCAAACACCAGTTCCAGAAAATAATCGTGAGGTATATTCCGGACAACACCAGCTTCGTGAAGATTCTCGGCCATTACGGGTTTGAGCCGGAGACTGTGCTCAACTATTATGTCTTGGACGAGGCCACGAACGAGCAGAAGGATCTCGTCATTGCCTCCTACGACCTGCAGAACTGGGAGCGCAGGTTCGAGTTTTATACCTTTATTTACGGGAATAAATAG
- a CDS encoding DUF2147 domain-containing protein, with product MKILKDAFVIAYILAALAAINFTTAQAGALNADSIVGKWKDPDGSAVVRIENKGGYYEGVVVENAENPGSVTTVVFKNLVYDNTDSIWKGTVYSIKKNKDFNVKISMDSGDSFTMTVKAGLGSKKFEWARVE from the coding sequence ATGAAGATATTGAAGGATGCTTTTGTAATTGCATATATACTTGCTGCACTGGCTGCAATAAATTTTACAACGGCTCAAGCCGGTGCTCTCAACGCGGACAGCATCGTCGGGAAATGGAAGGACCCCGACGGCTCAGCAGTCGTTCGGATCGAGAACAAGGGCGGTTACTACGAAGGAGTTGTCGTGGAGAACGCCGAAAACCCGGGCTCAGTTACCACTGTGGTTTTCAAAAACCTTGTATATGACAATACGGACAGCATCTGGAAAGGGACCGTATATTCGATTAAAAAGAATAAGGACTTTAACGTCAAGATCAGTATGGACTCGGGCGACAGCTTCACAATGACCGTAAAAGCGGGCCTGGGATCCAAGAAGTTCGAGTGGGCGCGGGTCGAATAA
- a CDS encoding GNAT family N-acetyltransferase, giving the protein MYPIELSLKDDTKVVIRPLLDEDYISMREFFSAIPREDLFICKDDVVRWEPIENWFVHLSHERVVELVTLRNNEILAKGTLYAQDRYCLHAAELKLIVRPDCRGLGIGSRMFDLLFHAGLSYSFHKMISRYFTDNLSFINILGHYDFEPETVLQNYVLYEAANEWKDLVTASCNMRIRAADLKLQVHTARHP; this is encoded by the coding sequence GTGTATCCGATTGAATTATCGCTCAAAGACGATACGAAGGTCGTTATCAGGCCTCTTCTCGATGAGGATTACATATCCATGCGGGAGTTTTTTTCAGCGATCCCTAGAGAAGACCTGTTTATTTGTAAGGACGATGTTGTCAGATGGGAACCGATCGAAAACTGGTTCGTGCACTTGAGTCATGAAAGGGTGGTCGAGCTTGTGACTCTTAGGAATAACGAGATTTTAGCGAAGGGCACACTCTATGCCCAGGACCGATACTGCTTGCATGCAGCTGAGTTGAAGCTCATAGTCCGTCCGGATTGCAGGGGTCTGGGGATCGGGTCCCGGATGTTCGACCTCCTGTTCCATGCGGGACTTAGCTACAGTTTTCATAAAATGATATCGAGGTATTTCACGGACAACCTGAGCTTCATCAATATCCTCGGTCATTATGATTTCGAGCCTGAAACCGTGCTACAAAATTATGTGCTGTACGAGGCCGCGAATGAATGGAAGGATCTCGTTACCGCATCCTGCAATATGCGAATCAGGGCAGCGGACTTGAAACTGCAAGTGCATACTGCCCGGCACCCGTGA
- a CDS encoding LssY C-terminal domain-containing protein, with product MRSNRINWKLPQCANGVFIVTGSTASVASRSWEVRIIIKMLKRIFLSVICIISAAAAGCGGSYSPKPPEEVSFLDRAETQSRGGLTVSVAVLSREESEEVFGVDLASNGVQPVWLDIENNTGKPYFFMPIALDPDYFSPNEVAFMNHLKFNRKANRDMDEHFSEYGIQIEFIMPGERDKGFVYTNLDPGLKFVNVTLYEIDGTENFFFYFEVPGIQPDYENVDFSSLYTKDEIVYIDDETELRKALEALPCCTTGSDGGGGGEPVNVVLIGDPDDISSAVVRRKWDVTEAETGKFRFDLGRAFSPESYRTFPMASLYLFGRRQDVSLQKSRRVTDASYRQRNTLRLWLTPLRFKGQTVWAGAVSRDIGSDLRIRKYWFAAQEIDPDIDETRDYLVEDLVLSQNVRRLGFVDGVGVSSSADPMYNLSKLPWWSDGYRAVLLFVKDQITLGDLDYFGWEDVGVIYDGSGKGTETMAPAREDGGE from the coding sequence TTGAGAAGCAATAGAATTAACTGGAAGCTGCCACAGTGCGCGAACGGCGTGTTCATCGTTACGGGGAGCACGGCGTCCGTGGCGTCCCGTAGCTGGGAAGTCCGGATTATTATAAAGATGCTTAAGAGAATTTTCCTTAGTGTTATATGCATTATATCTGCGGCCGCGGCCGGCTGCGGCGGGAGTTATTCCCCAAAGCCGCCTGAGGAGGTCTCATTCCTCGACAGGGCGGAGACGCAGAGCCGCGGCGGTCTAACTGTTTCCGTGGCCGTGCTCAGCCGCGAGGAGAGCGAGGAGGTCTTCGGGGTGGACCTGGCCTCAAACGGAGTCCAGCCCGTCTGGCTCGACATTGAGAACAATACGGGAAAGCCTTACTTCTTTATGCCGATCGCTCTCGACCCCGACTATTTCTCGCCTAACGAAGTCGCCTTCATGAACCACCTCAAGTTCAACCGCAAGGCCAACAGAGATATGGACGAGCATTTCTCTGAATACGGTATTCAAATAGAGTTCATTATGCCGGGCGAAAGGGACAAGGGGTTCGTATACACGAACCTCGATCCAGGCTTGAAGTTCGTGAACGTTACGCTATACGAGATAGACGGTACCGAGAATTTCTTTTTCTATTTTGAAGTGCCCGGTATTCAGCCGGACTACGAGAACGTCGATTTCTCGTCCCTCTATACGAAGGACGAGATAGTGTATATAGACGATGAGACCGAGCTCCGAAAAGCTCTCGAAGCGCTACCCTGCTGCACGACGGGGAGCGACGGCGGCGGCGGAGGAGAGCCCGTAAACGTAGTCCTGATAGGCGACCCGGACGACATATCGTCCGCGGTCGTGCGGAGGAAATGGGATGTTACGGAAGCCGAAACGGGAAAGTTCAGGTTCGATCTCGGCCGGGCGTTTTCTCCGGAAAGCTACAGGACATTCCCGATGGCGAGTCTATATCTCTTCGGCAGAAGGCAGGACGTGAGCCTTCAGAAGTCTAGACGTGTGACGGACGCGTCGTACCGTCAGAGGAATACGCTCAGGCTCTGGCTCACGCCCTTGAGATTTAAGGGCCAGACGGTCTGGGCCGGAGCCGTGAGCAGGGACATCGGCTCCGACCTCAGGATCAGGAAATACTGGTTCGCAGCGCAGGAGATAGACCCCGATATCGACGAGACGAGGGACTATCTTGTGGAGGACCTGGTGCTCTCCCAGAACGTACGGAGGCTGGGCTTCGTGGACGGCGTGGGTGTGTCATCGTCAGCGGATCCGATGTATAACCTTAGCAAGCTCCCCTGGTGGTCTGACGGCTACAGGGCGGTGCTTCTCTTCGTGAAAGACCAGATAACGCTCGGGGACCTCGATTATTTCGGTTGGGAAGACGTCGGCGTCATTTACGACGGAAGCGGGAAGGGGACAGAGACGATGGCTCCCGCCCGGGAAGACGGGGGAGAGTGA
- a CDS encoding DUF3604 domain-containing protein, producing the protein MPTFAEETPQRNAYFGETHVHTSWSLDAFSMGNTITNPGDAYKYFKGEPIKHPLGYEVKIDTPLDWAGVTDHSEYAGVVQAANEPGSPVSKIPEAAPLVLKARTKEEMTRVALYAINTLASGPPIKALMSPEIAGTVWKKNVELAEQANQPGKFTAFCSYEWTSMPNNMNLHRNIFFKDCAKVPAMPFSALDSFDPVDLWSWMDTQRKAGNELLAISHNANLSDGRMFPTEVDIKGRPIDAAYAASRVRNEPLIEMKQLKGTSETHPLLSPTDEFANFEIMSVLLGNPPGRIPHIVGSYVRQALKDGLAMRDTEGFNPYKFGFGAGSDSHNTAVPYRQDNFFGGHSFTDGTIEVRMSGTLVGGMFDARTEGTGGLTGVWAEENTRASLFEGMKRKETFAVSGPHIKVRLFGGWEYSPEMVEQKDWVKAGYEKGVPMGGDLPPMKSGAPTFMVWAVKDPTSGNLDRIQIVKGWTKSGQSFEKIFDVVWAGDRKPDKWTGVVPPIESTVDIDNATYTNTVGSTELKAVWTDPEFDPGLHAFYYARVLEIPTPRWTTIQAKQLGIAPPDVASATIQERAWTSPIWYTPSAEAHKSAKPGLTVTDLKNKGAVQLDDAQLKALIVEKSVWLQNTVTGDKYMIIYGALGKGATAEPLTPVEPGYVTQRFPTNQGQFQVRYVGKDVATQSLTGDTFDASYLGTSRTYNIQNGMIVTELVGTPIEISVYKMGDKYYGARSNEFGYANYEIIPAVAELSPIR; encoded by the coding sequence ATGCCGACTTTCGCCGAAGAAACCCCGCAGCGTAACGCCTATTTCGGCGAAACCCACGTCCACACGAGCTGGTCGCTCGACGCTTTCAGCATGGGGAACACAATCACCAATCCCGGCGACGCGTACAAGTACTTCAAGGGTGAGCCGATCAAGCACCCGCTGGGTTACGAAGTAAAGATCGACACGCCGCTCGACTGGGCAGGCGTTACTGACCACTCCGAATACGCAGGAGTGGTCCAGGCCGCAAACGAGCCTGGCTCCCCGGTCAGTAAGATCCCGGAAGCTGCACCCCTGGTCCTGAAGGCCAGGACGAAAGAAGAAATGACGCGGGTCGCCCTGTACGCCATCAACACTTTGGCCTCCGGGCCGCCCATAAAGGCTCTCATGTCTCCGGAGATAGCCGGCACGGTTTGGAAGAAGAACGTCGAGCTCGCCGAGCAAGCGAACCAGCCCGGGAAGTTCACGGCTTTCTGCTCCTACGAATGGACCTCGATGCCGAACAACATGAATCTCCACCGCAATATCTTCTTCAAAGACTGCGCCAAGGTGCCGGCGATGCCCTTCAGCGCTCTCGACTCTTTCGACCCCGTGGATCTCTGGAGCTGGATGGACACGCAGCGGAAAGCAGGCAACGAGCTCCTTGCAATCTCGCACAACGCCAATCTTTCTGACGGCCGCATGTTCCCGACCGAGGTCGACATCAAAGGCCGCCCGATCGATGCCGCCTATGCCGCGTCACGTGTCCGCAACGAGCCGCTGATCGAGATGAAGCAGCTCAAGGGCACCTCGGAGACTCACCCCTTGCTCTCGCCCACAGACGAATTCGCCAATTTCGAGATCATGTCGGTTCTGCTTGGAAATCCGCCGGGCCGCATTCCGCACATCGTAGGTAGCTACGTCCGGCAGGCCTTGAAGGACGGCCTCGCCATGCGGGATACCGAAGGTTTTAACCCCTACAAGTTCGGCTTCGGGGCCGGGTCGGATTCGCACAACACCGCAGTCCCGTACCGTCAGGACAACTTCTTCGGCGGTCATTCTTTTACGGACGGTACGATCGAGGTGCGCATGTCCGGCACACTGGTCGGCGGGATGTTCGACGCGCGCACCGAAGGCACCGGCGGGCTGACCGGCGTATGGGCCGAAGAGAACACGCGCGCCTCGCTGTTCGAGGGCATGAAGCGCAAGGAAACTTTCGCTGTCAGCGGCCCTCACATCAAGGTGCGCCTATTCGGAGGCTGGGAGTATTCTCCTGAGATGGTGGAGCAAAAGGACTGGGTCAAGGCCGGTTATGAAAAGGGCGTGCCGATGGGTGGCGACCTGCCGCCTATGAAGTCCGGGGCGCCTACCTTCATGGTGTGGGCGGTAAAGGACCCGACTTCCGGCAATCTCGACCGCATACAGATCGTAAAGGGCTGGACGAAGAGCGGCCAGAGCTTCGAGAAGATATTTGATGTGGTCTGGGCAGGCGACCGCAAGCCTGACAAATGGACGGGTGTGGTGCCGCCGATCGAGAGCACTGTGGACATCGACAACGCTACCTACACCAACACAGTCGGCTCGACGGAGCTTAAGGCGGTTTGGACCGATCCGGAATTCGACCCCGGTTTGCATGCCTTTTACTACGCCCGTGTGCTGGAGATACCGACGCCGCGCTGGACAACGATCCAGGCGAAACAGCTGGGTATCGCTCCGCCTGATGTCGCATCCGCCACTATACAGGAGCGTGCATGGACTTCGCCGATCTGGTACACCCCGAGCGCCGAGGCGCACAAGAGCGCAAAGCCCGGACTCACGGTGACCGACCTGAAGAATAAGGGTGCGGTGCAACTCGACGACGCTCAATTGAAGGCGCTGATCGTGGAGAAGTCGGTATGGTTGCAGAACACAGTGACGGGTGACAAGTACATGATCATCTACGGCGCCCTGGGGAAAGGGGCCACTGCCGAACCGCTCACACCTGTCGAGCCCGGGTACGTTACCCAGCGTTTTCCAACCAACCAGGGACAGTTTCAGGTACGGTACGTCGGAAAGGATGTAGCCACGCAGAGCCTGACAGGCGATACGTTCGATGCCAGCTATCTCGGCACCTCCCGGACGTACAACATTCAGAACGGCATGATAGTCACGGAGCTAGTCGGCACGCCCATCGAGATATCCGTTTACAAGATGGGTGACAAATATTACGGAGCGCGCAGCAATGAGTTCGGGTATGCAAACTACGAGATTATTCCCGCTGTGGCGGAACTGAGCCCTATACGGTGA
- a CDS encoding LssY C-terminal domain-containing protein — protein sequence MFSTPSAKGCKVYSPSPDPAKDVPFKVRAETQTEDGISVSAVVLSDDESEKIFGVDLAGNGIQPVWLEIRNTTEKPVTLIYVATDPGYYSPNEAAYTNYSYASPVNEEMNEYFNKQSIRREIPAGGELSGFFYSNWDPGIKYLNVSVYGEDREKNFVFYFVIPGIKLDYQRVDWDTLYKEDEYANYETEEELRKALEAVPCCATRKDGTGKNDALNFFVIGDTDNIVSAFIRRGWDVTEPISASSGWRAFKAYFSGTRYRTSPMSTVFVFKRAQDIGLQKARSTIHERNHLRLWLMPVRYKGMDVWIGSVSRDVGSYFTFRTPWLSAHAIDPDLDEARTYLVQDLLFSGGVEKFGYIKGIKPATPDNPHRNFMKQPWWTDGYRAVFLFGDETVTLNELDFFDWEWAGEDGPQVIEFIKAMSAKKRTEN from the coding sequence ATGTTCAGCACACCGTCCGCCAAGGGGTGTAAAGTATATTCGCCTTCCCCGGACCCGGCGAAGGACGTGCCGTTCAAGGTCAGGGCGGAGACTCAGACGGAAGACGGCATATCCGTCTCCGCAGTCGTTTTGAGTGATGACGAAAGCGAGAAGATATTCGGCGTCGACCTCGCCGGGAACGGCATTCAGCCTGTCTGGCTCGAAATCAGAAACACGACGGAGAAGCCCGTCACTCTGATTTACGTCGCTACCGACCCCGGATACTACTCCCCTAACGAAGCCGCGTACACGAACTACAGCTACGCGAGCCCGGTCAACGAAGAGATGAACGAGTACTTCAACAAGCAGAGCATCAGGAGGGAAATACCGGCCGGAGGCGAGTTGTCCGGATTCTTTTACTCGAACTGGGACCCGGGCATCAAGTATCTCAACGTAAGCGTCTACGGCGAAGACAGGGAAAAAAACTTCGTATTTTATTTCGTCATACCCGGCATAAAGCTCGACTACCAGAGGGTCGACTGGGACACTCTTTACAAGGAGGACGAATACGCTAATTACGAGACCGAGGAAGAGCTCCGCAAGGCGCTCGAGGCCGTCCCCTGCTGCGCCACGAGGAAGGACGGCACAGGCAAGAACGACGCGCTCAATTTCTTCGTCATAGGGGATACCGACAATATCGTCTCAGCGTTTATAAGGAGGGGATGGGACGTCACCGAGCCTATCTCGGCGAGCTCCGGCTGGAGAGCGTTCAAGGCATATTTCTCTGGAACCAGATACAGGACTTCCCCGATGAGCACAGTTTTCGTATTCAAGAGAGCCCAGGACATAGGGCTACAGAAAGCTAGGTCAACGATACACGAGCGGAACCACCTCCGACTCTGGCTCATGCCCGTCCGGTATAAGGGCATGGACGTATGGATAGGGTCGGTGAGCCGGGACGTGGGCTCCTACTTCACGTTCAGGACGCCCTGGCTTTCGGCTCACGCGATAGACCCTGATCTCGACGAAGCGAGGACATATCTCGTGCAGGACCTCCTGTTCTCCGGAGGCGTTGAGAAATTCGGATATATAAAGGGTATAAAACCGGCGACGCCCGATAACCCGCACAGGAACTTTATGAAGCAGCCGTGGTGGACAGACGGATACCGGGCCGTGTTCCTCTTCGGCGACGAGACGGTCACGCTGAACGAGCTCGATTTCTTCGACTGGGAATGGGCGGGGGAAGACGGCCCGCAGGTCATCGAATTCATTAAAGCTATGAGCGCAAAGAAAAGAACGGAAAACTAG
- a CDS encoding PAS domain S-box protein: MKDLKKTKKELVSELEELREKVKSYEDRNDDEGEELFGNNYSFMVESVPCGIVMTDDTGKIIFVNSLVNRMLRYEDGELLGKSIEALVPERFRRPHAVYRDTFMESPIARPMGRGRDLFVRRKDGSQFPVEIGLNPVKTKKGFVVLSTLIDITERKLAERLLHEGEERLRGIMDNTTDAVLLFGSDGRIESINRAGLLLFTGSEDGEIENIWEIITPEHKESFSAKLRNAKEGIQVADFETEMIKKDGRRVPVSISLVYMNQGGEKYIETVRDISARVAMRKKIIELEKSQIVGRMAEGFAHHMGTPLASMLLRVQMLKEDISTMPEYGDILEKLDSVERQILYGQKVIQRLLKFVGDPRSEKSAEDVSSILIESVDLIRPLLKKKVIEVTVDARDSLFILTDTNLLHLVFTDTIMNAVDAMPGGGSLTLTASDGIVPGYAVITINDTGAGIPKEIIPYVFEPFFTTKPPGMGTGLGLSVAKRIISDHGGEISIKSKEGKGTTVTIKLPIFSEERTS; the protein is encoded by the coding sequence ATGAAGGATCTGAAAAAGACGAAGAAAGAGCTTGTTTCAGAACTGGAAGAGCTCAGGGAGAAGGTCAAATCCTATGAGGATCGGAATGACGACGAGGGGGAAGAATTATTCGGGAACAATTACAGCTTCATGGTCGAGTCCGTACCTTGCGGAATCGTTATGACGGACGATACCGGGAAAATTATTTTCGTGAATTCCCTCGTAAACAGGATGCTTAGATACGAGGACGGCGAGCTTCTTGGAAAAAGTATCGAGGCTCTCGTTCCGGAACGTTTTCGCAGGCCTCATGCAGTATACAGAGATACATTCATGGAGTCGCCGATTGCAAGACCGATGGGTAGAGGACGAGACCTCTTCGTCCGCAGGAAGGACGGGTCCCAGTTTCCGGTGGAGATAGGCCTTAACCCTGTGAAGACGAAAAAAGGGTTCGTAGTGCTCAGTACCCTGATCGATATCACGGAAAGGAAATTAGCTGAAAGGCTGTTGCATGAAGGCGAGGAGAGACTGCGCGGTATCATGGATAATACGACCGACGCGGTGCTGCTATTCGGCAGTGACGGGCGGATCGAATCCATAAACAGGGCGGGGCTGCTGCTTTTTACTGGGAGCGAAGATGGGGAGATCGAGAACATTTGGGAAATTATAACTCCCGAACATAAAGAGAGCTTTTCGGCGAAGCTGAGAAACGCGAAGGAAGGTATTCAGGTAGCCGACTTCGAGACGGAAATGATAAAGAAAGACGGAAGGCGGGTTCCTGTGAGCATCAGCCTTGTTTACATGAACCAGGGTGGGGAGAAGTACATAGAGACCGTGAGGGACATTTCCGCAAGGGTGGCTATGAGAAAAAAAATAATTGAGCTCGAAAAGTCCCAGATAGTCGGCAGGATGGCCGAAGGCTTTGCCCACCACATGGGTACACCGCTTGCTTCGATGCTGCTCAGGGTCCAGATGCTCAAGGAAGACATATCGACTATGCCGGAATACGGCGACATACTTGAGAAATTGGACTCGGTTGAGAGACAGATTCTCTACGGACAGAAGGTAATACAAAGGCTCCTAAAGTTCGTAGGAGATCCGCGGAGCGAAAAGAGCGCTGAGGACGTGTCGTCCATCCTCATCGAATCGGTCGATCTTATCAGGCCTCTTCTCAAAAAGAAAGTTATAGAAGTGACCGTGGATGCGAGGGATAGTTTGTTTATACTCACCGATACAAACCTGCTTCACCTCGTGTTTACGGATACTATTATGAACGCGGTCGACGCGATGCCCGGCGGCGGGTCGCTCACTCTAACCGCTTCCGATGGTATAGTGCCGGGTTACGCGGTTATAACAATAAACGATACCGGCGCCGGCATACCCAAAGAGATTATTCCATACGTATTCGAGCCCTTTTTTACGACGAAGCCCCCCGGGATGGGCACGGGTCTCGGCCTCTCCGTTGCAAAACGTATCATAAGCGACCACGGCGGCGAGATTTCCATAAAGAGCAAGGAAGGGAAAGGGACCACCGTTACTATAAAACTCCCGATATTTTCGGAGGAGCGGACATCGTGA